In Candidatus Rhabdochlamydia sp. T3358, the genomic stretch TTTGTACAGATAAAAAGAATAGTTCGCAAATATGTTTCATAATATCTCTTAGAGTGATTTCTGGAAGTATTCTGATAAGGAATTTCTAAAGCTGGCCTAGAAAACCTGAAAATTGGCAATAGTCTATTGAAAATTTAGAAATAATTCCTTAAGATGTACCTACGCAATTTCTAATAGAGGAATCAACTATGCATTTCAAAACTCAAGGTAATTGTGTTGGTTGCAAAGAAAAATATGCTCCAGCCAAGGGAAAGACTCATTTACTCAAGTGCGCAGATGCTCTACGATTCTTGCGCTCTCAGGCAAAGTTAGAAGAAGGATATCTCGTTCGTATTTCTTGGGCTGAGCAGCCGAATATGTATTGGATGCTGACCGCTGTCTCCAAAAGCCTTACACTTGGTGATCTAGATCAATTTTTAAGAGATGCCTGGCTTGAGTGCTGCGGCCATCTCAGCGAATTTATAATTGAGGGCCGACGTTACATGTCGCACACCGAGTCAGGAAACCCTAGCCAATCGATGAAAAAGCAAGTAGGTCAAATCTTCTCTTCTAATTTGAAATTTGAGTACGTGTAGGAAAACGACAAGCCAAACCAACAACAGCAATATCTTGTCTTTTATCTAGATCGTTTCTTTGATTCCTAAAAGAGGATAATGTCTTAGTCAAGATTTAATTTTTTTTTCAAATTAATCCATTCTCGTTCAAAATCTTCTTTAGATATAGAACGAGCTTTTGCTTGTTTAGCTCCTTTATATTCATAGCCAATAAAAGAAATGTCCTGTTGCTTCATATAATCGGCCATTTGCTCAATCAAAGGACGGCTATCATCTACAAAAATAATCTTCTTAGGTCGCCACCCCACCTTTTTGAAAAAAGCTTCTAAGGCTTGGTGTTTCTTGATTCCTTCACCATTAGTAAGAATGACTCCTTCTTTAATTTCAGGATATCTACCCCGATAAGAAGGAAAATCTTTAAACTGATAGGGCTGGTCAAAGCCAAACCTAGACGTCTCAATACCTAATTTTCTGAGATTATTGATACGCCAATCCATAATATTAGGAATATCTTGCCACTGACCCGTAAGAATGCCTGAAATGACAAGAACTC encodes the following:
- a CDS encoding DUF2608 domain-containing protein yields the protein MKKLYKGFLGFGLVVVIVGVSMFCLQKLNRHEHEDLKKDTAFNMIYTIEKLDALKEQIDSADKDTLLILDVDYTLTQPSNPAFQQANFCLNPQMVKDFVKSVPESVKSEFTSFIATSGEGQLLEEEAPSMIRTVKEKGARVLVISGILTGQWQDIPNIMDWRINNLRKLGIETSRFGFDQPYQFKDFPSYRGRYPEIKEGVILTNGEGIKKHQALEAFFKKVGWRPKKIIFVDDSRPLIEQMADYMKQQDISFIGYEYKGAKQAKARSISKEDFEREWINLKKKLNLD